The Polaromonas sp. SP1 DNA window GTGCGGAAGTCTGGCTCAAGCTCGAGCACCTGCAAACCGGCGGCAGCTTCAAGGCGCGCGGCATGCTCAACCGCCTGCTGTCCAACCCGATTCCGGCCAGCGGCGTCATCGTCGCCTCCGGCGGCAACGCCGGCATTGCCACCGCCGCCGCCGCGCGTGAGCTGGGCGTGCGTTGCGAAGTGTTTGTGCCTGAAGTGTCGACCCCGGCCAAACGCGCCAAGCTGGCCGCGCTGGGCGCCGAGGTGGTGGTGACAGGCGCGGCGTACGCTGATGCATTGAAGGCCTGCCTCGCCCGCCAGCAGGAAACCGGCGCGCTGCTGACGCATGCGTATGACCAGCCTGAAGTGCTGGCCGGCGCCGGCACCATGGCCGCAGAGATCGAACAGCAGGGCGGCTTGCCCGATTCCGTGCTCGTCAGCGTGGGCGGCGGCGGCCTGATAGGCGGCGTGGCCAGCTGGTTTGAGCAGCGCTCTAGAGTCGTGGCGCTCGAGCCCGAGCTGGCGCCCACCTTGTACAAAGCCCGCGAGGCCGGTGAGCCGGTCGACGTGGCCGTCAGCGGCATCGCCGCCGACTCGCTCGGCGCCAAACGCATCGGCAGCCTGGCCTGGGACGCCACGCAGGCGCACGTGCGCGACGCGCTGCTGCTCACCGACGAATCCATTCGCGCCGCACAGCTGTGGCTGTGGAAAGAACTGAAACTGGCCGTGGAGCCCGCCGCGGCCCTGCCGCTGGCCGCGCTGCAAAGCGGCCGCTACACGCCGCGTGCCGGCGAAAAAGTCTGCCTCATCATCTGCGGCGCCAACCTGGACCCGGCCAGCCTGAATTGAGCCCCTGAGCCGGTGAGCCCCACAAATACAATCAAGCCATGCTAGACATCAACCTGCTCCGCAAAGACCTGCCCTCAGCCATCGCCCGGCTGGAAACCCGCAAAACCCCTCAAACCTTTCTGGACGTGGGCGCCTTCCAGGGCCTGGAGGCCGAGCGCAAGGCGCTGCAGATCCGCACCGAAGAGCTGCAGAACCAGCGCAACACGCTCTCCAAACAGATCGGCCAGCTCAAGTCCAAAGGCGAAGACGCCAGCGCCGTGATGGCGCAAGTCAGCGCCTCCAAAGCCGAGCTTGAATCGTCCGCCGCCCGCCTCGAGCAGATCCAGGCCGACATGCAAGGCCTGCTGCTGGCCGTGCCCAACCTGCCGCACGAAAGCGTGCCGCAGGGTGCGGGCGAGGCCGGCAACGTTGAAGTGCGCAAATGGAGCCCGGTCGAAGGCCTGGGCGGCGCACCCGCCGCGTTCGCGTTCGAGGTGAAAGACCACGTCGACGT harbors:
- a CDS encoding threonine/serine dehydratase, giving the protein MTNRYQIESCLRTFDAGYSHFIHKTPLWKMPGKALGVNCAEVWLKLEHLQTGGSFKARGMLNRLLSNPIPASGVIVASGGNAGIATAAAARELGVRCEVFVPEVSTPAKRAKLAALGAEVVVTGAAYADALKACLARQQETGALLTHAYDQPEVLAGAGTMAAEIEQQGGLPDSVLVSVGGGGLIGGVASWFEQRSRVVALEPELAPTLYKAREAGEPVDVAVSGIAADSLGAKRIGSLAWDATQAHVRDALLLTDESIRAAQLWLWKELKLAVEPAAALPLAALQSGRYTPRAGEKVCLIICGANLDPASLN